One window of Myxocyprinus asiaticus isolate MX2 ecotype Aquarium Trade chromosome 4, UBuf_Myxa_2, whole genome shotgun sequence genomic DNA carries:
- the LOC127436185 gene encoding adenylate kinase isoenzyme 1 — translation MADKLKDAKIVFVVGGPGSGKGTQCEKIVAKYGYTHLSSGDLLRAEVASGSDRGKQLQAIMQKGELVPLDTVLDMIKDAMIAKADVSKGYLIDGYPREVKQGEEFEKKIGAPALLLYIDAKSETMVKRLMKRGETSGRADDNEETIKKRLDLYYKATEPVIAFYEQRGIVRKINSELPVDEVFAIVEKAIDELK, via the exons ATGGCAG ATAAACTTAAGGATGCTAAGATTGTCTTTGTTGTGG GCGGCCCCGGCTCCGGCAAGGGCACTCAGTGTGAGAAGATCGTGGCGAAGTATGGCTACACTCACCTGTCATCAGGTGACCTGCTCCGTGCGGAGGTCGCGTCCGGGTCAGACAGGGGCAAACAGCTGCAGGCCATCATGCAGAAGGGTGAACTCGTACCTCTG GACACAGTTCTTGATATGATCAAAGACGCTATGATTGCCAAAGCTGATGTCTCTAAGGGTTACCTCATCGACGGATACCCACGTGAAGTCAAACAGGGCGAGGAGTTTGAGAAGAAG ATTGGAGCTCCAGCTCTGTTGCTATACATTGATGCTAAATCTGAAACGATGGTGAAGAGACTCATGAAGCGTGGTGAGACCAGCGGCCGCGCTGATGACAACGAGGAGACCATTAAGAAACGTCTGGATCTGTATTATAAAGCCACCGAGCCCGTCATCGCTTTCTACGAACAGCGTGGCATCGTTAGAAAG ATAAACTCTGAACTGCCAGTGGATGAGGTATTTGCAATTGTTGAAAAAGCGATTGATGAACTTAAGTAA